The following proteins come from a genomic window of Hypanus sabinus isolate sHypSab1 chromosome 9, sHypSab1.hap1, whole genome shotgun sequence:
- the LOC132398977 gene encoding pentraxin-4 has protein sequence MTCSQYPEAVKQRKPFFERFRRLEEQFRRFQEISLTRLQIISENFNASSNMDARLQSLTEQYNNITAMVQGFQTVTENDIRSLKSWIKKLQKETRKIDLKMSTLEKVFNERSKQILKDKKDQSEITSNLTAEVKHQRNEIISLAAGKKKLRKEVESIQEEVRGQHVKIARFQDQMKGALQNGALSAKPSSVDLSEPRGPHTKSFNQPPRGKQRMPRKEGSICNVKSMMHFPNSSIENYASFSRGFSTGLFEMTICSWISTNSNYLGTILSYATEDNDNKLVLHGRNTSKQSTIHFVIGDPAFRELPVIPLLDGHWHHVCIIWSSFEGRYWYYIDRRLIAAGSKFQKGYEIPAGGILIIGQEQDKMGGGFDNTESFVGNLAGFTIWNRALSPGEISGITTGKALPGGRVLTFNDISTLSGAIQHFNCTCLDDCY, from the exons AtgacctgctcacaataccctgAGGCTGTAAAACAGAGGAAACCGTTTTTCGAACGGTTTCGGCGCCTGGAAGAGCAG TTCCGCCGATTTCAAGAAATTAGCTTGACACGTTTGCAAATAATTTCTGAGAACTTCAATGCGTCTTCTAACATGGACGCCCGCCTTCAATCTCTGACAGAACAGTACAATAATATCACAGCAATGGTGCAGGGCTTCCAAACGGTTACAGAAAACGACATCAGGAGCTTGAAATCATGGATCAAAAAATTACAGAAGGAAACCAGGAAGATTGACCTGAAAATGTCAACCTTAGAGAAAGTCTTCAATGAGCGAAGCAAGCAAATCCTGAAAGACAAGAAAGACCAGAGCGAGATCACGTCTAACCTGACAGCCGAAGTAAAACATCAGAGGAATGAAATCATCTCCTTGGCTGCGGGCAAGAAGAAACTGCGAAAGGAAGTAGAGAGTATTCAAGAAGAAGTTAGGGGGCAACATGTTAAGATAGCAAGGTTTCAGGATCAGATGAAGGGCGCTTTGCAGAATGGCGCGCTCTCGGCCAAACCCAGTTCCGTTGATTTGTCCGAGCCGCGAGGCCCCCATACGAAGTCCTTTAACCAACCGCCCAGGGGCAAGCAGCGAATGCCCAGAAAAGAAGGGTCAA TCTGTAATGTGAAATCAATGATGCATTTTCCCAATTCTTCCATTGAAAACTATGCAAGTTTCAGCAGAGGTTTTTCAACTGGGCTCTTTGAAATGACTATCTGCTCTTGGATCAGCACCAATTCAAATTACTTAGGAACCATATTATCCTATGCCACAGAAGATAATGACAACAAATTGGTACTGCACGGCAGAAATACAAGCAAACAGAGCACTATTCATTTTGTAATTGGAGATCCAGCATTCAGGGAACTTCCTGTGATTCCACTCTTAGATGGCCACTGGCATCACGTCTGCATTATATGGTCTTCCTTTGAGGGTAGATACTGGTACTATATAGACAGACGTCTGATAGCAGCTGGATCCAAATTTCAAAAAGGATATGAGATTCCAGCTGGTGGAATACTTATAATAGGTCAGGAACAGGATAAAATGGGAGGGGGATTTGATAATACTGAGTCCTTTGTGGGAAATTTGGCCGGATTTACAATTTGGAACCGTGCTTTGTCTCCTGGGGAAATCTCAGGCATTACTACAGGAAAGGCATTACCTGGAGGCAGAGTTTTAACTTTCAATGATATTTCCACTCTCAGTGGTGCTATTCAGCATTTTAATTGTACATGCCTAGATGATTGTTATTAA